One Stenotrophomonas oahuensis genomic region harbors:
- a CDS encoding alpha-amylase family glycosyl hydrolase: protein MRSFAKLSLGVSLALIAASAQAASRPDYVGTLEPFASDAVYFVVTDRFVNGDPSNDHRDQGGKHRTFDIPVPCPDKVDGNIGYLGGDFKGVLNNADYIRKLGFGAVWITPIIDNPDEAFTGSKPISCTSTLTDRGKTGYHGYWGVNFYKLDEHLPSKDLDFAGLTRGLHDANLKVVLDIVGNHGSPAWSMPVKQPQFGQIFDKDGKLIADHQNLPPQQLDPKHNPLHAFYNNIGPVDADKGSIFDGNLAELGDFNQNNPAVMDYLVGAYLQWTAQGVDALRIDTIGWLPHPWWNEFVKRIRAEHPGMFMFGEAFDYNAATIAEHTWPSNANVSVLDFPLRGALSSVFGKEQKGFETLAEPLHLLGGPYANPYELMSFYDNHDMARLDASDAGFIDAHNWLFTARGIPVLYYGSETGFMRSRAEHAGNRAYFGQERVDAAPQSPIFGPLQRISLLRQNTPALQRGLQVTERLQGDQAVFYRVLQHGDTAQTALVLLNKGDAASSFEVTRYLQPGTWRDALGSGSVKVTSGLKADVPAHGVKVYLLDAPVKQKALQAELDKGMADQKARTERLAR, encoded by the coding sequence ATGCGTTCGTTTGCCAAGCTGTCGCTGGGTGTTTCGCTGGCTTTGATTGCCGCTTCTGCGCAGGCCGCGTCGCGCCCGGACTATGTGGGCACGCTGGAGCCGTTTGCCAGCGATGCGGTGTACTTCGTGGTCACCGACCGCTTCGTCAATGGCGATCCGAGCAACGACCACCGCGACCAGGGCGGCAAGCACCGCACCTTCGACATTCCGGTGCCGTGCCCAGACAAGGTGGACGGCAACATCGGCTACCTCGGCGGTGACTTCAAGGGCGTGCTCAACAACGCCGACTACATCCGCAAGCTCGGCTTTGGTGCGGTGTGGATCACGCCCATCATCGACAACCCGGATGAAGCCTTCACCGGCAGCAAGCCGATCAGCTGCACCAGCACCCTGACCGATCGCGGCAAGACCGGGTACCACGGCTACTGGGGCGTGAACTTCTACAAGCTGGACGAGCACCTGCCGAGCAAGGATCTCGACTTTGCCGGCCTGACCCGTGGCCTGCACGATGCGAACCTGAAAGTCGTGTTGGATATCGTCGGCAACCACGGTTCGCCGGCCTGGAGCATGCCGGTGAAGCAGCCGCAGTTCGGGCAGATTTTCGACAAGGACGGCAAGCTGATTGCCGACCACCAGAATCTGCCGCCGCAGCAGCTGGACCCGAAGCACAACCCGCTGCATGCGTTCTACAACAACATCGGTCCGGTGGACGCCGACAAGGGCTCCATCTTCGACGGCAACCTGGCCGAGCTGGGCGATTTCAACCAGAACAATCCGGCGGTGATGGATTATCTGGTCGGTGCCTACCTGCAGTGGACCGCACAGGGCGTGGACGCGCTGCGCATCGACACCATCGGCTGGCTGCCGCATCCGTGGTGGAACGAGTTCGTGAAGCGCATTCGCGCCGAGCATCCGGGCATGTTCATGTTCGGCGAGGCGTTCGACTACAACGCCGCCACCATCGCCGAGCACACCTGGCCGAGCAACGCCAACGTGAGCGTGCTCGACTTCCCGCTGCGTGGCGCGCTGTCCAGCGTGTTCGGCAAGGAGCAGAAGGGCTTTGAAACCCTGGCCGAGCCGCTGCACCTGCTCGGCGGCCCGTACGCCAATCCGTATGAGCTGATGAGCTTCTACGACAACCACGACATGGCCCGCCTGGACGCCAGCGATGCCGGCTTCATCGACGCGCACAACTGGCTGTTCACCGCGCGCGGCATTCCGGTGCTGTACTACGGTTCGGAAACCGGCTTCATGCGCAGCCGCGCCGAACACGCCGGCAACCGCGCCTACTTCGGCCAGGAGCGGGTGGATGCCGCGCCGCAGAGCCCGATCTTCGGGCCGCTGCAGCGAATTTCCCTGCTACGGCAGAACACCCCGGCGCTGCAGCGCGGCCTGCAGGTCACCGAGCGCCTGCAGGGTGACCAGGCCGTGTTCTACCGCGTGCTGCAGCACGGCGACACCGCGCAGACCGCGCTGGTGTTGCTGAACAAGGGCGACGCCGCCAGCAGCTTCGAGGTGACCCGTTACCTGCAGCCCGGCACCTGGCGCGACGCGCTGGGCAGCGGCAGCGTCAAGGTGACCAGCGGCCTGAAGGCCGACGTGCCCGCCCACGGCGTGAAGGTGTACCTGCTGGACGCCCCGGTGAAGCAGAAAGCCCTGCAGGCCGAGCTGGACAAGGGCATGGCCGACCAGAAGGCGCGCACCGAGCGACTGGCGCGGTAA
- a CDS encoding MFS transporter — MCFGFMGIQFGFALQNANASRIFETLGAPMDAVPGLWIAAPLTGLLVQPVIGYLSDRTWTRWGRRRPYFMFGAVFTTLALLVMPNSPTLWIAAGTLWVLDASINVSMEPFRAFVGDKLAPRQRPTGYAMQSFFIGVGAIVASFLPFILAHFGVANTAAPGEVPPTVRYAFYFGAAVLLSAIAWTVFSTREYSPAELAAFDDAEPPVAQQSAPVSGPPPLQSVVGWITVGVLLAAAIAWQNGDKMLYVLAGLCAAYGVLLGVARVVPGPHMLDTIVDDLRTMPSTMRRLAWVQFFSWFALFAMWIYTTAAVAGTHFGSTDPASAAYNEGANWVGVLFGAYNGFAALAALLIPLMVRALGLRWSHLVNLWLGGLGLISLMFIKDPTWLLLSMVGVGFAWASILSLPYALLSDSVPAAKMGIYMGLFNFFIVIPQLVAASALGFALRAWLGGNPMHVLVLGGVSLFVAGLCVLRVPAHQEGA, encoded by the coding sequence ATGTGTTTTGGCTTCATGGGCATCCAGTTCGGGTTTGCCCTGCAGAACGCCAACGCCAGCCGCATCTTCGAAACCCTCGGCGCACCGATGGACGCCGTGCCCGGGCTGTGGATTGCCGCGCCGCTGACCGGCCTGCTGGTGCAGCCGGTGATCGGCTATCTCTCCGACCGCACCTGGACCCGCTGGGGCCGCCGTCGCCCGTACTTCATGTTCGGCGCGGTGTTCACCACTCTGGCGCTGCTGGTGATGCCGAATTCGCCGACGCTGTGGATCGCGGCCGGCACGCTGTGGGTGCTGGATGCCAGCATCAACGTGTCGATGGAGCCGTTCCGCGCTTTTGTCGGTGACAAGCTGGCCCCGCGCCAGCGTCCCACCGGCTACGCGATGCAGAGCTTCTTCATCGGCGTTGGCGCGATTGTCGCCAGCTTCCTGCCCTTCATCCTGGCCCACTTCGGCGTGGCCAACACCGCCGCCCCCGGCGAAGTGCCGCCGACCGTGCGCTATGCGTTCTACTTCGGCGCGGCGGTGCTGCTGTCGGCGATTGCCTGGACCGTGTTCAGCACCCGCGAGTACTCGCCGGCCGAACTGGCCGCGTTTGATGACGCCGAGCCGCCGGTTGCGCAGCAGAGCGCGCCCGTTTCAGGGCCGCCGCCGCTGCAGAGTGTGGTGGGGTGGATCACCGTGGGCGTCCTGCTCGCGGCCGCCATCGCCTGGCAGAACGGCGACAAAATGCTGTACGTGCTGGCGGGCCTGTGTGCCGCCTACGGCGTGCTGCTCGGCGTTGCGCGCGTGGTGCCCGGCCCGCACATGCTGGACACCATCGTGGACGACCTGCGCACGATGCCTTCGACCATGCGTCGGCTGGCGTGGGTGCAGTTCTTCTCGTGGTTCGCCTTGTTTGCGATGTGGATCTACACCACCGCTGCGGTGGCCGGCACCCACTTCGGTTCCACCGATCCCGCCTCGGCCGCCTACAACGAAGGTGCGAACTGGGTGGGTGTGCTGTTCGGTGCCTACAACGGTTTCGCCGCGCTGGCCGCGCTGCTGATTCCGCTGATGGTGCGCGCGCTGGGCCTGCGCTGGAGCCACCTGGTCAACCTGTGGCTGGGTGGCCTCGGCCTGATCTCGCTGATGTTCATCAAGGATCCCACCTGGCTGCTGCTGTCCATGGTCGGCGTCGGCTTTGCCTGGGCCTCGATCCTGTCGCTGCCATACGCACTGCTGTCTGACAGTGTGCCGGCCGCGAAGATGGGCATCTACATGGGCCTGTTCAATTTCTTCATCGTCATTCCGCAGCTGGTTGCCGCCAGCGCGCTGGGCTTCGCGCTGCGCGCGTGGCTGGGCGGCAACCCCATGCACGTGCTGGTGCTGGGCGGAGTGAGTCTGTTCGTTGCCGGGCTGTGCGTGCTGCGCGTGCCGGCCCATCAGGAGGGTGCGTGA
- a CDS encoding RNA 2'-phosphotransferase — MTKQLTETSKYLSYILRHEPQSIGLELDSEGWVDIDILINAAGKAGTALDRDLIQHVVDTSEKKRFTVSADGRRIRAAQGHTTAAVDIQHVAKTPPDVLYHGTATRFLESILAEGLRPGQRHHVHLSENVGTATEVGKRYGTPVILQVDAARLHQQGVVFFQADNGVWLVERVPAEFLAPVTN, encoded by the coding sequence ATGACCAAACAACTGACAGAGACCAGCAAGTACCTCAGCTACATCCTTCGCCATGAACCGCAGTCCATCGGGCTGGAGCTGGACAGCGAAGGCTGGGTGGACATCGATATCTTGATCAACGCGGCAGGCAAGGCCGGGACGGCGCTGGACCGCGACCTCATCCAGCACGTGGTCGACACGAGCGAGAAAAAAAGGTTCACGGTTTCGGCGGACGGGCGGCGCATTCGTGCCGCGCAGGGCCACACCACCGCTGCGGTGGACATCCAGCATGTCGCCAAAACCCCGCCGGACGTGCTGTATCACGGCACCGCCACGCGGTTCCTGGAGTCGATTCTGGCAGAGGGCCTGCGCCCCGGGCAGCGGCATCATGTACATCTGTCTGAAAACGTGGGAACCGCGACAGAAGTGGGCAAGCGTTATGGCACACCGGTGATTCTGCAGGTGGACGCAGCGCGCCTGCATCAGCAAGGCGTGGTGTTCTTCCAGGCGGACAACGGGGTGTGGCTGGTTGAGCGGGTGCCTGCCGAGTTTCTGGCACCGGTGACCAACTGA
- a CDS encoding TonB-dependent receptor domain-containing protein — MSRSRSTLSSAIALGLLASGMAATTAHAEAAPPSASTLDTIHVTGMAEDASKVASPISVISAERIQQGGGNLGEVLDGLPGVRVDSFGAGAGRPVIRGQAAPRVKVLSDSSAVLDASDISPDHAVTVDPLLGERIEVLRGPATLLYGGGAIGGVVNVLDNKIPERLPENGLEGRLLIRGNTVADERVGAASISGQVGQHLVLHAEGSYKDADNYRAPDLDESRVDATFSRSKNGSVGASWVTDNGYVGVAYSYREDDYGLPGHNHEYEGCHPHGSALHCGSHEHGAGEDHDHDHEHDHEHVAAINLTSKRYDLRGEYRDPFAGISRVRFRANYTDYSHDEIDGEEVTTTFANKGYDSRVELEHVPLGAFSGVFGIQHSDTEFSATGVEAFLPTVDTRSTGVFLVEHVEVNDQWHFELGARHEWLKHQPRSDVRNRPAFDDTASSFSGAAILSFTPDTSLTFSLSRSQRLPHAQELYARGIHMATNTYECGMLPSALTCGGTANDAGYDKETSKNAELTLRKSEGPLTYSLGVFANNVDNYIYARTLDQYEAFRLIKYTQADVEFRGVEAELGYQFTDAVSATLFGDRTRARFADGGGNVPRIPAARFGGRVNWALGAFDTELELYRVNRQRDIADYEVESPSYDMVNLTVAYTVPNTNAQVFLRGTNLANEQVWNHASFLASTVPQPGRNVSLGFSYRF; from the coding sequence ATGTCTCGATCCCGCTCCACCCTCTCCTCTGCCATTGCCCTGGGCCTGCTCGCCTCCGGCATGGCCGCCACCACGGCCCACGCCGAGGCCGCCCCGCCCAGCGCATCCACCCTGGACACCATCCACGTCACCGGCATGGCCGAAGACGCCAGCAAGGTCGCCTCGCCGATCAGCGTGATCAGCGCCGAACGCATCCAGCAGGGCGGCGGCAACCTGGGCGAGGTGCTGGATGGCCTGCCCGGCGTGCGCGTCGACTCATTCGGAGCCGGTGCCGGTCGCCCGGTGATCCGCGGTCAGGCCGCGCCGCGCGTGAAGGTGCTGTCCGACAGCTCCGCCGTGCTGGACGCGTCGGACATCTCGCCCGACCACGCGGTCACCGTCGACCCGTTGCTGGGCGAGCGCATTGAAGTGCTGCGCGGCCCGGCCACGCTGCTGTACGGCGGCGGTGCCATTGGCGGCGTGGTCAACGTGCTGGACAACAAGATTCCCGAGCGCTTGCCCGAGAACGGCCTGGAAGGTCGCCTGCTGATCCGCGGCAACACCGTCGCCGATGAACGCGTGGGCGCAGCCTCGATCAGCGGCCAGGTCGGCCAGCATCTGGTGCTGCATGCCGAGGGCTCCTACAAGGACGCCGACAACTACCGCGCGCCGGATCTGGACGAATCGCGCGTGGATGCGACCTTCAGCCGCTCCAAGAACGGCAGTGTCGGGGCCAGCTGGGTCACCGACAACGGCTACGTAGGCGTGGCCTACTCGTACCGTGAGGACGACTACGGCCTGCCCGGCCACAACCACGAGTACGAGGGCTGCCACCCGCACGGCAGCGCTCTGCACTGCGGCTCGCACGAGCACGGGGCCGGCGAGGATCACGACCATGATCACGAACACGACCATGAGCATGTGGCCGCGATCAACCTGACCAGCAAGCGCTACGACCTGCGCGGCGAGTACCGCGACCCGTTCGCCGGCATCAGCCGCGTCCGCTTCCGTGCCAACTACACCGACTACAGCCACGACGAAATCGACGGCGAAGAGGTCACCACCACTTTCGCCAACAAGGGCTACGACAGCCGCGTGGAACTGGAGCACGTGCCGCTGGGGGCCTTCAGCGGCGTGTTCGGCATCCAGCATTCGGACACCGAGTTCAGCGCCACCGGCGTGGAAGCCTTTCTGCCCACCGTGGACACCCGCTCCACTGGCGTGTTCCTGGTCGAGCACGTGGAAGTGAACGACCAGTGGCACTTCGAACTGGGCGCGCGCCATGAATGGCTGAAGCACCAGCCGCGCAGCGATGTCCGCAACCGCCCGGCCTTCGACGACACCGCCAGCTCGTTCTCGGGCGCGGCGATCTTGTCGTTCACTCCGGACACCTCGCTGACCTTCTCGCTGTCGCGCTCGCAGCGTCTGCCGCACGCGCAGGAGCTGTATGCGCGAGGCATTCACATGGCGACCAACACCTACGAATGCGGCATGCTGCCCAGCGCACTGACCTGCGGCGGCACCGCCAATGACGCCGGCTACGACAAGGAAACCTCGAAGAACGCCGAGCTGACCCTGCGCAAGAGCGAAGGCCCGCTGACCTACAGCCTGGGCGTGTTCGCCAACAACGTGGACAACTACATCTACGCACGCACGCTGGACCAGTACGAAGCCTTCCGCCTGATCAAGTACACCCAGGCCGATGTGGAGTTCCGTGGCGTGGAAGCCGAGCTGGGCTACCAGTTCACCGATGCGGTGTCGGCCACCCTGTTCGGCGACCGTACCCGGGCCCGCTTTGCCGATGGCGGTGGCAACGTGCCGCGCATTCCGGCTGCCCGCTTCGGTGGCCGCGTGAACTGGGCACTGGGCGCGTTCGACACCGAGCTGGAGCTGTACCGGGTGAACCGCCAGCGTGACATTGCCGATTACGAAGTGGAGTCGCCGTCGTACGACATGGTCAACCTGACCGTCGCCTACACCGTGCCCAACACCAATGCCCAGGTGTTCCTGCGCGGCACCAACCTGGCCAACGAACAGGTCTGGAATCATGCCTCGTTCCTGGCCAGCACCGTTCCCCAGCCTGGCCGCAATGTCAGCCTGGGCTTCAGCTACCGCTTCTGA
- a CDS encoding LacI family DNA-binding transcriptional regulator, whose protein sequence is MTIRGKATSLDIAHLAGVSQPTVSRALRGSPMVNPETRERILRIARELNYKVDKNASSLRLRNAGTLALLFFEDPTNDDSLINPFFHAMLGSITRACALRGNDLLVSFQQLSTDWQADYEDSNKADGIILLGYGDYHESRERLQRLVEQGTHFVRWGAALPDQPGVSIGCDNFQGGHDITAHLLDQGCRRIAFIGHASSHYPEFEERHRGYVAAMTARGVAAVPALQRDAITTEQSGYEACLALLASGEKFDALFGASDLIAIGAMRALREAGLRVPQDVALVGFDDIPLAASVSPTLSTVQQDTKQAGQLLVEKLLALIQGEKVEGQTIPVKLVVRESSLAGR, encoded by the coding sequence ATGACCATCCGCGGCAAAGCCACTTCACTGGATATCGCCCATCTGGCCGGGGTGTCGCAGCCGACCGTGTCGCGTGCGCTGCGCGGCAGTCCGATGGTGAACCCGGAGACCCGGGAGCGCATTCTGCGCATCGCCCGCGAGCTGAACTACAAGGTGGACAAGAACGCCTCCAGCCTGCGCCTGCGCAATGCCGGCACGCTGGCGCTGCTGTTCTTCGAAGACCCCACCAACGACGATTCGCTCATCAACCCGTTCTTCCACGCCATGCTGGGCTCGATCACCCGGGCCTGCGCGCTGCGCGGCAACGACCTGCTGGTTTCGTTCCAGCAGTTGTCCACCGACTGGCAGGCGGACTACGAGGACAGCAACAAGGCCGACGGCATCATCCTGCTGGGGTACGGCGATTACCACGAGTCGCGCGAGCGCCTGCAGCGGCTGGTGGAGCAAGGCACCCATTTCGTGCGCTGGGGCGCGGCCCTGCCGGACCAGCCGGGGGTGTCGATCGGCTGCGACAACTTCCAGGGCGGCCATGACATCACCGCGCACCTGCTGGACCAGGGCTGCCGGCGGATTGCATTCATCGGGCATGCGTCCAGCCATTACCCGGAGTTTGAGGAGCGCCATCGTGGGTACGTGGCGGCGATGACGGCGCGTGGTGTGGCTGCTGTGCCTGCGCTGCAGCGTGATGCGATTACTACCGAACAGTCGGGCTACGAAGCCTGCTTGGCGTTGTTGGCCAGCGGGGAGAAGTTCGACGCGCTGTTTGGTGCCAGCGATCTGATTGCGATTGGCGCGATGCGGGCGTTGCGCGAGGCCGGGCTGCGGGTGCCGCAGGATGTGGCCCTGGTGGGGTTTGATGACATTCCGCTGGCCGCTTCGGTGTCGCCGACGCTTTCTACTGTCCAGCAGGATACCAAGCAGGCTGGGCAGCTGCTGGTGGAGAAGCTGCTGGCATTGATCCAGGGTGAGAAGGTGGAAGGCCAGACCATTCCGGTGAAGCTGGTGGTGCGGGAGTCGTCGTTGGCGGGGCGGTGA
- a CDS encoding class I SAM-dependent methyltransferase: protein MTTSLYERVARLHGHRPWGQVLDAGTGPASIRWLESLGSEGWTAVTGSERMREKSHAALQQPMREQDRLLTGNWMEPALLQDEQFDVVLADYLLGAIEGFAPYWQDKLFPRLRPLVRSRLYLIGLQPYVHGLPDTDAGRLINEIGRLRDACLLMAGDSPYREYPLDWTLRHLEAASFRVVDAHVLPITYGARFIQSQLAMCTQAANKLQDRRLAVSLLQHVAELEARALAASHQLGGLAHGNDYIVVAEPA from the coding sequence ATGACCACTTCGCTCTATGAGCGCGTTGCCCGCCTCCACGGCCATCGGCCGTGGGGGCAGGTTCTGGACGCCGGCACCGGGCCAGCGTCCATCCGTTGGCTGGAATCGCTGGGCAGTGAAGGCTGGACGGCGGTGACCGGTTCGGAGCGGATGCGCGAGAAATCCCACGCCGCCCTGCAGCAGCCGATGCGTGAGCAGGATCGCCTGCTCACCGGCAACTGGATGGAACCTGCACTGCTGCAGGACGAGCAGTTTGACGTGGTGCTGGCGGACTACCTGCTGGGCGCGATTGAAGGCTTTGCGCCCTATTGGCAGGACAAGCTCTTCCCACGCCTGCGCCCGCTGGTGCGCAGCCGGTTGTATCTGATTGGCCTGCAGCCGTATGTGCATGGCCTGCCGGATACCGATGCCGGCCGGTTGATCAACGAGATCGGCCGCCTGCGTGATGCCTGCCTGCTGATGGCCGGCGACAGCCCGTATCGCGAGTATCCGCTGGACTGGACGCTGCGGCATCTGGAAGCGGCCAGCTTCCGGGTGGTGGATGCGCATGTGCTGCCCATCACCTACGGCGCGCGCTTCATCCAGAGCCAGCTGGCGATGTGCACGCAGGCGGCGAACAAGCTGCAGGACCGTCGGCTGGCGGTGTCGCTGCTGCAGCATGTGGCCGAGCTGGAAGCGCGGGCATTGGCGGCCAGCCATCAGCTCGGGGGCCTGGCGCATGGCAATGACTACATCGTGGTTGCCGAGCCGGCCTGA
- a CDS encoding Fur family transcriptional regulator has product MHSTPPPSPPARPRVHAETVAGDGLQTIRTLCEQRGFVFTAMRQRVLQVLVDAGSPMKAYAVLEEVRRTQPHAAPTSVYRALDFLLGQGWAVRLNSINAHLYVPPGSPARCTYLVCEECCSVQVVHGAETGANWIDQARITGFVPASNSVEISGRCAQCRMPT; this is encoded by the coding sequence ATGCACAGTACGCCGCCGCCGTCGCCCCCTGCACGTCCACGTGTTCACGCTGAAACCGTGGCGGGCGATGGTCTGCAGACCATCCGCACGTTGTGCGAACAGCGCGGGTTCGTGTTTACTGCCATGCGCCAGCGCGTGCTGCAGGTACTGGTAGATGCCGGCTCGCCGATGAAGGCGTACGCGGTGCTGGAGGAGGTGCGTCGCACCCAGCCCCACGCGGCCCCCACCAGCGTGTATCGGGCGCTGGATTTCCTGTTGGGCCAGGGGTGGGCGGTCCGGTTGAACTCGATCAACGCGCACCTGTATGTGCCGCCGGGATCGCCGGCGCGGTGCACGTATCTGGTGTGCGAGGAGTGTTGCAGCGTGCAGGTCGTGCATGGGGCCGAGACTGGGGCGAACTGGATCGACCAGGCGCGTATTACCGGTTTTGTACCTGCATCAAACAGCGTGGAGATTTCCGGCCGTTGTGCACAGTGCCGGATGCCCACGTAG
- a CDS encoding DUF5694 domain-containing protein: MQVRNAWLTMAMVVALPAVAATPVDLTTLDREMTGPRTQVLVLGSVHLSEIKGGIQPGALEPLLARLAAYKPDIITIENIDGEQCDLAARHPTVYGDDYCADTDDARTATGLQIPAALERVNATLADWPAKPTPAQRRQLAAWFLAANDRPSAYVQWLQLPVSERLPGDGLTPALVTMLEGIATRQSESYQIASQLAARLGHPRVYPVDDHTGDNLTLPDRKAFAREMEAAWKTGSAELDKHIAEEDEMAKGKDLLPLYRYLNDPERLNTLAKVNVSAALKAHSPLQSPQKWVNGWEIRNLRMVANVAQTFRERPGVRVLSVVGASHKPWFDQWLGRLAGVDIVDVEPVLR, from the coding sequence ATGCAGGTACGCAACGCTTGGCTGACCATGGCGATGGTCGTCGCACTTCCGGCGGTTGCCGCCACTCCGGTCGACCTGACCACCCTCGACCGCGAGATGACCGGCCCGCGCACCCAGGTGCTGGTACTCGGCAGCGTCCACCTCAGCGAGATAAAGGGCGGCATCCAGCCCGGCGCGCTGGAACCGCTGCTCGCCCGCCTGGCCGCCTACAAGCCCGACATCATCACCATCGAGAACATCGACGGCGAACAGTGCGATCTGGCCGCCCGTCACCCCACCGTGTATGGCGACGACTACTGCGCCGACACCGACGACGCCCGCACCGCCACCGGCCTGCAGATACCCGCCGCGCTTGAACGGGTCAACGCCACATTGGCGGACTGGCCGGCCAAACCCACCCCGGCCCAGCGCCGCCAGCTGGCCGCCTGGTTCCTGGCTGCCAATGACCGCCCCTCGGCCTACGTGCAGTGGCTGCAACTGCCCGTCAGCGAGCGCCTGCCCGGCGACGGCCTGACCCCGGCATTGGTGACGATGCTGGAAGGTATCGCGACCCGCCAGAGCGAGAGCTACCAGATCGCCTCGCAGCTGGCCGCTCGCCTGGGCCATCCCCGCGTCTATCCCGTGGACGACCACACCGGTGACAACCTCACGCTGCCCGACCGCAAAGCCTTCGCACGCGAGATGGAAGCGGCGTGGAAGACCGGCAGTGCCGAGCTCGACAAGCACATCGCCGAGGAAGACGAGATGGCCAAGGGCAAGGACCTGTTGCCCCTGTACCGCTACCTCAATGATCCGGAGCGCCTGAACACCCTGGCCAAGGTCAATGTCTCCGCCGCGTTGAAGGCGCATTCGCCCCTACAGTCACCGCAGAAGTGGGTGAACGGCTGGGAGATCCGCAACCTGCGCATGGTGGCCAACGTGGCCCAGACCTTCCGCGAGCGCCCCGGTGTGCGCGTGTTATCCGTAGTGGGGGCCTCGCACAAGCCCTGGTTCGACCAGTGGCTGGGCCGTCTGGCCGGCGTGGATATCGTGGATGTGGAGCCGGTGCTGCGTTAA
- a CDS encoding SseB family protein: protein MTDLPPQNPLETLLKSAMDGQTSIGGFMKAFVASEVILLNGSLVTPDGSGFDPLLFDDGGVKRVAVFTDLCRLGGYSQTAPHVGQMRMIEVLGRIPGGFGVVVNPATPLQLTISPDGVGHLLEDFADPNRP, encoded by the coding sequence ATGACCGATCTGCCGCCGCAGAACCCGCTTGAAACCCTGCTCAAATCCGCCATGGACGGGCAGACCTCGATCGGTGGCTTCATGAAGGCGTTCGTGGCGTCGGAGGTCATTCTGCTCAACGGCAGCCTGGTGACCCCCGATGGCAGCGGTTTCGACCCCCTGCTGTTCGACGACGGCGGAGTAAAGCGGGTGGCAGTGTTCACCGACCTGTGCCGTCTGGGTGGCTATAGCCAGACCGCACCGCACGTCGGGCAGATGCGGATGATCGAGGTGCTCGGTCGCATTCCGGGGGGATTCGGTGTGGTTGTAAACCCGGCCACACCGCTGCAGCTGACCATTTCGCCCGACGGCGTCGGCCACCTGCTGGAAGATTTCGCCGACCCGAACCGTCCGTAG
- a CDS encoding single-stranded DNA-binding protein encodes MARGINKVILVGNLGNDPDVKYTQGGMAITRISLATTSVRKDKDGNQQERTEWHRVVFFGKLGEIAGEYLRKGSSVYVEGSLRYDKYTGQDGVEKYSTDIIADEMQMLGGRGEGGGGGGGNYGGDRPQRQQAPRQEYGGGGGGNQRGGGGGYGQQQRPQQQPQQSAPPMDDFADDDIPF; translated from the coding sequence ATGGCGCGCGGCATCAATAAAGTCATCCTGGTCGGCAACCTCGGCAACGACCCGGACGTGAAGTACACCCAGGGCGGCATGGCCATCACCCGTATCAGCCTGGCCACCACCAGTGTCCGCAAGGACAAGGATGGCAACCAGCAGGAACGCACCGAGTGGCACCGCGTGGTGTTCTTCGGCAAGCTCGGCGAAATCGCCGGCGAATACCTGCGCAAGGGCAGCTCGGTCTACGTCGAAGGCAGCCTGCGCTACGACAAGTACACCGGCCAGGACGGCGTGGAGAAGTACTCCACCGACATCATTGCCGACGAAATGCAGATGCTGGGCGGCCGCGGTGAAGGCGGCGGCGGTGGTGGTGGCAACTACGGCGGCGACCGTCCGCAGCGCCAGCAGGCTCCGCGCCAGGAGTACGGCGGCGGTGGCGGCGGCAACCAGCGTGGCGGCGGCGGTGGCTACGGCCAGCAGCAGCGCCCGCAGCAGCAGCCGCAGCAGTCGGCACCGCCGATGGATGATTTTGCGGACGACGATATCCCGTTCTGA